Sequence from the Panicum virgatum strain AP13 chromosome 5N, P.virgatum_v5, whole genome shotgun sequence genome:
GAGCGGCTCGGGGGAGGCCGGCAGCGCGCCGACCAGCGGTGAGGTGCGCCGCAGTCCCGACCCGTCTCTAGTTTTCCCACCCTCCCAACCGGTTCCCGACCACCGCGCTCACCTCCACGCTGGCCACCACCACTCTCTCCTCGACAGCatccctccgcctccgcctacTCCGTCCCGAGCAGGTAGCGACCCCGACGCGCCGCGCCGACCATGGTAAGCACTCACCTTGATTCCATCAATCGCCTTGCCCCCTCCGGAGCAacggtgtaacaccctaggtgtttgcacagtagttgtattttttatatatatatgtgtcatgtgcttgaattgcgtgaaaaaggacctttttgtaaatataaaggttatatgtgtaattatgattttatgcaaggtcctttctgcagttgtaTTTGGTTTGtgtgtgcaattatagcttttgtggagggtgtttttgcaaaattcagtgcatttattgcatggcagcaatttttgcttttaagtctaaagttgaagtgaaattgcattgaaaaagacaaaattcctagaattcaaattcccttctatgttttcaaaattagctctttatcctttggtcaaataaatttttgcacaaaatcaaagttgtagatcttgaaaagttgaacaactttcatgttgggcactttttcatttgagtcttattttaaaagttatcgctgttttacagtggggtccctggagTTTTTGGAAATTGTGCTTGGatccttttccccttccccAGCTCCCTGCTCTGTTTCTCGCCGCTGCCGTGCAGAGCACCGACGCCAGCGCCGTGGAGAGCCTTCCCGGCCACCTCTtgcttcgcgctggcgcccacgcatCGCTccggagctcctccccctcctgttgcctcgcgctggagccttcccggccgtgccacgcgcctcGCCGAGCCCAGAACCGTCCGCGCCGTCGCCACCTTGCCGTCGCGGTGGAGAGCCCGCTGCAGAGGCCGCCACCCTCTTCTAGCTAGTGCCCGAGCACTACACATACCCCAGACATCGATTCCGTTCGCtattttgctctctcctcgctcccacgccgcagaacgccgccgccgctccaccccgtACGCCGGCAAGCTTGATGcagccgcggagccgcctcaccgccgctcctccgcccgctctgacCCCCTAGCGAGCACCGTCGTGgcctcgcgcaactcccagacCTTTCCCCTCACCCaatcctcaccggagcaccaccTCCGCcattctcctccgccgccgacccgccctgctccgtcgagccgccgcctccgagcccctctctgcaccccaagaccacccagaggtgcgccttggacCCCTGTagctcccacacccctccaccctcgccgccggtgatccCCTCGCCGgcaaacggccggtcaaccaccgcctcccctctctgacccggccgaggacctcgggtttgaaattccaggaagcccagggggttatttgagtaGACCAtgactcagttgaatagtgccttagggacttctttgtaatttctagctgagaactttgaaattcagtagaaattcgtaggaaattcgtaaaatagcaaatcttgatgttctggaatccttgtgtaaagctctttacagtagaaccataatatggtaggtgtttgttgcatgtttttgctgtataaatggttttgtgtcactaggtaaataaatgctagatgttttatctttttcttaactgatgattaaagccatgtcttgcagtgaaacttttatggtagtttgttcttgtaacactagttttgatataaaattttcgtggtcagttctcttgtgtagctatttatttgatttaatacttgtttaatataatttaattatgataaatagtttatgctgatgataaatcatgaaaatatttcagagtgttcatctggagtatcttagcttgtccaggaagtttgagcatcagttcatgacaatatcaggagctaaaaatgaatcttgctaatctattgtctgttttgtttattttctcataattatttctttgtagataaaatcataaaa
This genomic interval carries:
- the LOC120676712 gene encoding uncharacterized protein LOC120676712 isoform X2; its protein translation is MVGVGERESGSGARRWKTCGKRRRKFGSASGSGEAGSAPTSGEVRRSPDPSLVFPPSQPVPDHRAHLHAGHHHSLLDSIPPPPPTPSRAGSDPDAPRRPWSIRCGCTSLASGTLWRRRCASRIFLARS
- the LOC120676712 gene encoding uncharacterized protein LOC120676712 isoform X1 — its product is MVGVGERESGSGARRWKTCGKRRRKFGSASGSGEAGSAPTSGEVRRSPDPSLVFPPSQPVPDHRAHLHAGHHHSLLDSIPPPPPTPSRAGSDPDAPRRPWSIRCGCTSLASGTLWRRRCASSYCETSNW
- the LOC120676712 gene encoding uncharacterized protein LOC120676712 isoform X3, which translates into the protein MVGVGERESGSGARRWKTCGKRRRKFGSASGSGEAGSAPTSGEVRRSPDPSLVFPPSQPVPDHRAHLHAGHHHSLLDSIPPPPPTPSRAGSDPDAPRRPWSIRCGCTSLASGTLWRRRCASRAME